The Nodosilinea sp. FACHB-141 nucleotide sequence ATCCACGCCGAGCGGGTTTCTAACTGGTTCTTTGCCCAAGGCGGACGGGGAGCGGTTAAGAGCATGGGCAGCCGTCTGCAAAACGTGCTGGTGGCTTCGTCGGCGCTGTCGATTTTGCATGCCCTCTACGGCAATCGCCTGCGCACCTTGGTGCTCTCTAACAGCCCCGAGCGTTTGGGAGAATGGCGGCGGGGGCTGCAAGACTGTCTAGGTATTTCCCGCGCCGATTTTGGGACGGGTCAGGGGGTCATGCTGTTTGATGCACCAGAGCCTTTAGCTCAGCGGGCCGATCGCATCTCCGCTGACAACGGTCTACCCTTTATTGTGGTAGACGAAGCTGAGTCAGTGATTAGTTTGGCACTGCTGCAATTTCCGCTGTGGCTGGCCTTTGCTCCCGACCCCATGAACCCAGTAGCTGAGTACGACTACTAGAAGCTCTCCTCACGTTGGAGAAGTGCAGAGCGTAGGGGTTGACTGTTCCAGGCTTAGAAGTTCTATGGTCAGTCGCTGAAGGCCCTCGTTAAGGTTTCGACTACCCGATCGAGGGCCACCGATCGCGAGGCCTTGAGCAAGACGCGATCGCCCGGTTGCATCATCCTTTGCAGATGCTGGGCTAGAGACTGATGATCGGCGAAGCTCATGGTCTTAACGCCCGCTGCCCCCTCCTCCAAAGCCAAGGATTCGTCAGGGTCGGCTAGAGTGAGCAGGGCATCCAATCCCAGATTGCTCACGACCTGCCCGACTTGGCGGTGCAAATCGACCGATCGCTCTCCTAGCTCTTTCATCGTGCCCAGCACGGCAATCCGGCGTTGGCCAGGGGTCTCGGCTAGCAAATGAAGGGCCGCCGTCATTGACTCCACCCCCGCGTTGTAGGTTTCATCGAGCAGCACAATGTCGTCTGGCAAAAGAATTTGTCGCGCCCGACCGCTGGGCAACTCTACTGAAATGCCTTGGCTGAGCACCCGCCAGTCGAGGTTGAGAGCCTGCATAACGGCGATCGCCGCTAATAGGTTTAGGGCGTTGTGGCGACCCGGCAGCGGCAGTGGTAAACGTACTCCCTGCACCTCCAAGGTTTCAGGATCAACTAGCTGACCCTGAACGTCGCCGCCCTCTAAGCCAAAGGTGATGGTGCGCCCTGCCCACACGGTGCGGGCCGTGGCTAGCAGCCTGGCGTTGTCATGGTTGAGTACGGCAATGCTTTGGGGCGACTCGGCTAGCAGCTCGCACTTGGCGTCAGCAATGGCCTGCTCTGATCCCAAACGGCCAATGTGGGCTGTACCCACGTTGGTAATGACCGCCACATCGGGTACAGCGATGCGGGCTAACCGGGCAATCTCCCCCGGCCCCCGCATGCCCATTTCGATCACTCCAAAAGCGTGGTCGGGTCGAAGTTGAAGCAGCGTTTTAGCAACCCCAATGTCGTTGTTGTAGTTGGCCTGGGTTTTGTGTACTAGTCCCTGGGTGCCCAAGGCCGCCGCCAGCAGTTCCTTGGTAGTGGTTTTGCCCACCGACCCAGTAATTGCTACGATACTAGCTTGCTGTTGGGTACGCCACCAGTGCCCCAGAGCCTGGTATGCCACCAGGGTATCGGCCACTGGCAAGCAAGGCAGATGGGGTATGAGCTTACCCTGCTCAACCACTGCGGCTATGGCACCCTGGGCGATCGCCGCTTCAACAAAGCTATGCCCATCAAAACGATCGCCCGTCAGAGCGACAAAGAGAGCATTTTCGCGGATGTCGCGGCTATCAGTAGTAATATTTGCTACACAATCTTCTCGGTGAGCAGGTGGCACATAATCTAGAGGTGCCTGTATAGCTGCGGCCAGAGTAGCTAGTGATGAAAAGCCCATAGAGTCAACGGTGGTAATCTGTAGCAACGTCTACGGTACGCCAGGTTTTTGCCCGATCTCGTCGTAAAGTGCTCTGATTGTAAAGGAATTTGGCCCCTAGCTGTCAGGCATCTCTTCCAGTGTAGAAAGCTGACCTTGCCTGTCGCTCAGTAAGTTGTCAGGAGTTCAGGGCTAGTCTACAAACAGGGCTTGAGCTGATGTTTTGCGGTGAATAGCTTTGGGGTATGGGTATCCTAACCCTAACAGGGTTTACTACTACCTCATGGTTAGGTAAAGAACTTTACCAGAGCTTCGTTAACGCTCCCGACATAATCGCGGAAACTAGAAAATTCACGCAGTAATCTTGAGATACGCAAACGATAGCCTAGTGTAAAAACTGACGCGAACAGGGTTGTCTATCGTCTTTAATGAGCCTAAGGACTGTTGCTACCATCAAAACCGTGCATCTTTAGAGTTCGTACTTTAGCCAGTGAGCTTAGCATCAAAATTCTTCTCATCGCAGTCCGTATGGGCTTAGTTTACTAAGCCCATCTGTTGGTGGGGCAAGGGCGGTAAAGCCGTGAAGACAAAAGCGACTTATAACAATCGAATTACTACCGCTGATGAGCAGTGTCTCTACAGTCATCTGTTGACCTGCGTTAGCGTTGAGTCTCCTGACGCCATGCTCGACCGGTTTCAGGCGCTCTTCCTTGACGGGTTTGGCTACCCCGATCGCGATGTCGTAGCTGCCCTCGATCGCCTGCTGGCCTGCCAAGAGATCGAAGAGTATTTTCGGTTCATTCTCAACCGTTGCTGCCATATTCTTATCAACCGCTGGCAAACCAATCCTCAGCTGCAGCCGGCTATTCCAGTCTTGATTAAGCTGCTAGAGTCTGTGCCCGCTGATCGGGTGTCAGAGCTGTCGCGATCGCGGCCCATTCGACGCCTGCGCCAGGTTACCCAAGACTTTAGAGACACGGAGCAGTATCTCGCCCTCAAGCGACTGGCGTGTGTCATTGAGGCTCGCCACTCTGCCCTACCCCGCAATCGGCAGGCCGAGGCCGTGCCCCTGGGCTCGCTGATCAACCGCTACCCCTATCTTTATGAGCACTGTCTGGTGACTGAAGATAGCGACCTTCAGCATCAGCAGTACGTGCGTCACATGCAGGTTGAGGCTCAGCATAAATTTGAGGTTGACCTCAGCCACTACGTCACTTACCGAGTTCGTCGGGGACGACTGCATCGCCAGGGACAGACAGACTTTGCCGAGCGGTTGCGGATGGTGCCCAATCCCACGTTATTAAATGATAAAGAGCTAGTCTCGTCGCTCAAGCACTTCGCCCGTCGCCGCGATCATGGCCAAAGCTATCGCGACGGAGCTCAGCGTTTTCTGCTTAATCACGATCATGGCATGTCGTTTCGGCAGTTTAAAGAAGACCTGTTTGACTACATCATTGCCGATGTCGATGCCGATTATGGTCAGCGACAGTTCAAAGCCATGCTGCAAGACCACCTACTGTCTTCCTTTACCGACAGCGATAGCAATCCAATGGATGACTTTCTCAAGGTGCGTACTTGTAGCAACCTATTCAATTTTTTGGTGGTTGACCCCAGCGCTGGTCGGCAACACTACGTATTCCTCGATTTAATCAACAACCTGGGGCCAGTGCACACCACAGGACTGCTGCTCAGAATTTTGCTGATTTGCCAGAAGGTCAGGCCTTTCTTAGATCGACGGTTTTCGCTGTTGTTTAACCACTACGAAACTGCCTCCAGCGAAACGGTGGCTTGGTTGATCAATATGTTTGAAAACATCAACATTGCCCTTAGCCTTAACTTCGGCAGCGTCGATCTGTCCCATGCTGGAGCTCGATAGAGGGCTGCTATGACCTAGATGAGCAGCTGCGGACGCCGTTTAGCCTGCAGCAAACCCGAGTCTAGCCCGAGCGCAAATGCTAGAGTCGTACCACGTGCAGAATCTCTATTGCCCATTATGTACGACCTTGTTTCTGCCGCCCTTGGGGCCCAGCAGTTAACTCAAGCAGCCCAGCTAATTAAGCAGTGGCAGCAAAAAACGCCCCAAGATCCTTGGCTTAAGCTGGCTATGGGGCAATATTGGGAAGCAAAGACCGAGTTGGAGAAGGCCCAGATTACCTATACCCAGCTGCTGCAAAGCACCGCCAACACTAAGGTGCTGAGCCAAGCGCGGGAAGGCGTACAAAGGGTGCGAGACCGGATGGCCAAGCGTCGAGAGCACGATCTGAGCGCTGCCAAGCAGCAGCCGGGAGCGGCGGCTACGGCTATGCTGGTGCTAGAGCCAGTAACGGGCGATCGCCGAGAACCGGCGGCCCAGGGCCTAGCCCGAGTTATGCAGATTGATGCTTACACTGCTAAAACCCGGCTACCCAGCAAACACTGGCGACTGCTGCGGGTCGGCTCAGCGGGAGAGACTCAATATTTTTGCGAACAGCTTCAGGCCGAGGGCACTCCTGCCCGCTGGGCTACGGTGGATCAGGTCAAGGAGGTGGACACCTTCCGAGTGCAGGCGATTCGCGCAGTGGAGCCAGAATTGATGGTGATTTGCTTGAATAGTGCAGGCCAGCAGGGCACCATTCAACTCACTTGGGGTGACATCACTCAATGGGTAGTGGGGCAACTGCCCATTTATGAATCAGTGGTGGATTTAGATATGCGCGGCAAGCTCAAGCGCAAAGATGCCACCCAAGACTATGGTGAAGTGATTGATTTGCACCTGCACGGGCGCGGCTGCGTGCTGCGCCTGTGCGATCGCACCTACAAGTTCCGTGAGGCAATTCCCCTGCCTCCAGCGGAATCATTTCCGTCACCCTTGATTGCCGCTACTGCCTGGAAAGCTATGAAAAGCTACTTTGCAGCCCGGATTGCTTCAGCCCCGCTCATCGATTTCAATGGCTTTGGGGAAAGCGCCCTAGATTTGATCGAACTGCTGCCGTCCTTTGAGAACCAGGTGGAGATGGGGCGATCGCTGCCTTCGCCTTGGGATGCAGCCTTTCACCTGTACAGCGGCCTACGGTTTGTGGTGAAAAGAGAAGCTAAGGGCTCAAAAAATTAAAGTTCAGGGTTGAGGGCTAGTTGTTTAACCCTCAACCCTGAACTTCTGGATTATCCCTAACGTATATGTAGAGTGGCTAGCTTAGCGGGTCTTGACCTGCTTAGCCATATTCAAAAAAGGAGATAGGCTAGGACCGGGACGGCGACGACGGGGTAGGGACGTACCTACGGTAGTGAGGTAGGTAGAGGCGAAGGCAGTAGGAGCTGGCTCAGCAGGGGCCATTGCTACTGGGGCGGGAGCGGGGGCAGCTTTAGCTGGGGTTTTGGCCGCTGCTTTTGCTAAAGCCTTTGCTGGAGCTTTAGTCGTTGCCTTTTC carries:
- the murF gene encoding UDP-N-acetylmuramoyl-tripeptide--D-alanyl-D-alanine ligase, whose amino-acid sequence is MGFSSLATLAAAIQAPLDYVPPAHREDCVANITTDSRDIRENALFVALTGDRFDGHSFVEAAIAQGAIAAVVEQGKLIPHLPCLPVADTLVAYQALGHWWRTQQQASIVAITGSVGKTTTKELLAAALGTQGLVHKTQANYNNDIGVAKTLLQLRPDHAFGVIEMGMRGPGEIARLARIAVPDVAVITNVGTAHIGRLGSEQAIADAKCELLAESPQSIAVLNHDNARLLATARTVWAGRTITFGLEGGDVQGQLVDPETLEVQGVRLPLPLPGRHNALNLLAAIAVMQALNLDWRVLSQGISVELPSGRARQILLPDDIVLLDETYNAGVESMTAALHLLAETPGQRRIAVLGTMKELGERSVDLHRQVGQVVSNLGLDALLTLADPDESLALEEGAAGVKTMSFADHQSLAQHLQRMMQPGDRVLLKASRSVALDRVVETLTRAFSD